GTCGGCATTGTGCACCTCGTTTCTGGTCCTTCGTCCTCCGCTCGTAACCCGTCCGTTCCCTCGTCCCCCTGGTCGCTTTGAGGAAGCCGCCACGGTGCAAGAGAGCGGGCACGAGGCAACGCACACACCAGGTACCTCACTGCGGGGCCTACGCCACGGCAAAAGTGACAAGGCCCTGGCAATTATAACGGATGGCGCAAAAAAATGGCGCCGCGGTACGGATGGTCGGTTGGGCCGACCGGCCGAGTTGGCTACCGTTTCTCTTCCCCTTTCGCCGACAACCTTTAAGCGTGTGTATCAGGGAACCCCGATGATTAATCGCGGGTATCACGGCGAATCTCGACTGCCGTTTCGTAGACGCCCGAATTTGTTCGGCAGCAAGATGAAGTAACAACATATACCACTTTGCGCTAGTAAATGAATGCATTAaacttatacatatacattcaACAGAAATACAAGTCAGagagcaattaataattttcatattaatattttggtatagtatataaatcatgaaatatctattagattgatttatttcaatataattacttttagtattaataagttatatattttttttgaacaaataaaataactcgCATGAgaacaaaataacaattattttattgcatggATTGggctttaaatataattaatttgtacttttaaagAAATTCTTCGCTACTGTACCTGTACTGTACTGTGAGTAAGTGGCCAAGACATAATCATAATGAAGAAACAAAGTTCGTGTCCTTATCGCTGAATCATGAATGCGAATCAATTATGCGCAGTAAATATATCCGAAATTCAAGCCTGTAATCAGCGCAAGCAGCACGGGCCGGCCCTAAAGcctttaattacaaaatcacCATTTAACCATCCTGTTGATCAACTTGCTTTTTGGCTTCTGTGAAATTTCAAAGATGTTGTAAATAATAAGAGATAACTTTGTGACACAGAGTAGTAATTTAATCATTGTGCAGTGTCATTAATTAGTTcttgcataataaaataaagaatattgtaaaattagattagacaacattaaataatgtaagcaGTTTATAGCaaactttttttgtatttattaattttaaatgtgtatatgtatattgcacATATGCACCTACATTTTAGCATATCTATatctacaatatatattatacacacacacacacacacacatatatatatatatatatatatatatatatatatatttagcgtgttaaaatatgtattatataaatttatataaaatgtttaattttttattataaatttatacacatattttatattaaaaatttaaggaTTTGTTCTAACCTATTGTTTTAGCCcgtattatatacatacatataaatatacgtCAATATATTGCTGATATATgcaagattattaaaatatttacatagtaAACCTAAATTTGCTTGAGTTCACTcatcaaagtttaataaaatgagatattacacaattaaattttaagtacTTTTTGTTGCATCTATAAATTATACTCACAATCAAGCATTATTTTGATCATGGTGCACCATCTAGTGCAGCAATCACGAAAACGTTATGGTATTTTGATCAAGAACTTAAGAGATAACTCAACAGATGACTCTTACTGCCTTAGAACGTACTTTCTAACCTTTCCAATTTAGTGGATAAGATTTTACCAAATGTTAATAAAGACTGatgtaatgaataaaatgcaatttttaatgtaaaatttacacTAAAACTcttactaaaattatatatacgcaATAAAATTTGAGAGCAACAATGTTCATTGTGTATCGTTTTAAATCGATATTACCTATTTACTTTCCTCGATAAACCGCATGTACGAGTACAAACAATATTGGGAAAGGAAAAAGGAATGTGACCTTTCAAATAAACGTTGAAGACGTTCATTTCAACTTTCCTACATCAGCGAGAACCAAAGTAGACCAAAGCAAGGACGGTTACTACGACAGTCACTACCTTGTCAaaaacgcaattttttttgtttaattaaataaaaatttaaaattttttttataaaaatataaatattataatattataatttttattgttccaaaattattagatattatcGTTGATATATCAGAATTAATCTTGACATAAGCATGTGCTTGTTAATGTCGTACATTATGGCTGCACAATGTTGATTGCTTTCCCGCCCAATTTCTCAGCAGCAtcaggtctgttctttatagctgaactggctgcattagttcagagtttatctttcttcttccAATGTGGAAGGAagaagataaactctgaactagtgcagccagttcagctataaagaacagacttAAGAACAGACCTAATAGAGAGACACAAATATCAGTGGATGACATTTACAGATTTCACAAGTCGTAGATTGATAAACACTCGACAACAGCATACAGTATCACTATGATATAATGGAAGAGAATTATAAGAAACGATTCAAGATTACAAACGAATCAAATCTTTCAGATATTGCAGATTCTATTGgtaagttatatataaattttttcttgcatCAATTTTCTGTGAATTTGTTActagaagaaagaaaaatataagataaatttagaaagaaCTATTGTATCATATCTTGTAGATTactaaagaatttattattaagaatttagAACTATGTGGTACACTATTAAAAGGCATAGTtttatatactaaaatataacctttcttttttcagaTCACATAGCTCAGTCTATTGAGTCCATAAGCGAGGTCCATAGGAACATATTAAGAATTAACAGGGCCGTTGTCACATATCtgaataaaactgaaaaacttCAAAAGGAAAGCTTGCACAAGACGAAAGAATAAGAACGTATCTATAATATATCCATAAGGAGCGATAATTGGTACAATTGTATTTgtccaacattatttgtttaaaattaagaactttatttattaatatgacgaattttgatataaatacttataattataggTATAATTAACAAACATATGTCTTACAATTAATGTTTTAGATGTTATATCATGAATTTATTGTCATGTCTATCATATGTGATAGATTGAATCAAATAATGACCAATTTTTGTAGTCATTGTGACAATGAATTTTACATGACATAAATAACATTGTCAAGTATTTATAGCCTGTATAGAACTTGATGTTTTTGCAATGTTGGGACAACGTCCAAATGTTCACAGAAAGTGATGTTAAAAAGTCGACATTTTATGTACTACTTATGTActtaatctgaaaatttagATGTTATATGGAAGTCATACAATGTTTCACCGTGTTTCAGCATTGAATAAACGTTCATATAATGTTGTGAACAACGTTGTGtaaactttttgttttatacaggaaatgattatttttttactatatcaCAATATTACTTGACCTTATCTAAACATCATACATAATAGTTTAACAAGACGATACCTTGAAACTAGGAAAGCTAATATcattctataatttaaaagtaaaaagatcAAATGTAATGTTATGAATGcagtattgtttttttactttttaaactGCAGAGTAGCATTACTTGTTACTGTTTTATGCAAACGCATCAATTTGAAAGTTACAGATTTCACAATGTATTTGACATTTTAAGTGAAATTGCAACAACTCAAGGAATAAGATTTGTTGTTCCAGTTTCAAGGCATCAATTAATGAAAGTTTCGcctatgtaacaaaaaaactAGCACAGTGACTGTGGATAGGTTTTAGCAGTCTTGTAATTTGTGTGTCCTTGTCTAAATCCTTGTCACTTGTATTCTGGATCCTCCTTGGGTTTTCTTCTTGGATCCGATGGGTCCAATGGGACTATTACAGGCGGTACATTTGCTGGTCGACGGttagagaaattataattagaaccTTTTGTGGTTGTAAATCTGTTCATTGGCCTAGACATTATCGGTCCACAACTGAAACACATTTGCGCAATTAAGTACAAATAATTGTGAATTAAATACCgtaattttatgtcaaattatgTAAACCAAAGGATATAAAacgtttatacatatacagatttttataaagttctAGCGTTTtagcattattaaataagcCTTTAAAGTTGCAGTTGTTAGTAAGATGCAAACATCCCACCTTTGATGTTATACTATAGATGTTAGTTAAgcatttatatcatataagcAGAAGGAAGTCTTTGTTTTGCTGTTGTGCATTATCTTGTTCGATGAAAAACGTCAAACAGAATAGAGAGGAAAActggaaataattttgctcgcatacaaatattgaacaaaacaTGAAAGAGAGTACAATAGAAGATGTGATATAGATTCAGGTGTGGAACACAAGAGTAATACTTGCAAAAACTCGCACAAAACGAAGCCGGCCGAAATGAGTAATACTTCGGTGAATAGATCGGTGCGTTCGTGCTTAGCTTACAAGTCGTGATTAAGTAGAGTGCAGTAAGAAAGACGTCTTATTCCTCTAGCAGATTCCCCTATTCTGTCCGTTCACACCTGCACGTGTTGTGATTGAAGTAGTATCCGGTGCTACACGGCTCGACGATCTTGCACGAGCAGGCGCAGAGTTCTGAGTTCCAAATCTTCGTATCATTGCCTTTTCGGCACTTTTCCGCCTCGTCGATGTTGTTGCAGACGCATTTGCAGCCGTTTGCCTCGTAATACTGCTTATCGTTGCAATGCTAAAACACATAAAGTGACATGGTATGAATCATCAGCGAAAAGAATGTCAACAATGAGCACGTGcttagataaaattaaattttgctctTCCACATTGACACACTTTACGCGCGTTTGTGCGTTGCAAGGAAGCGGCAATTGTAGTAATACGTAATTGGCAAATTTGGTTCACTGAGAAACCACCGAACATTTAATCTGATTGTGAATTAAAGATTGTACTGTGTGCtaagtattataaatgttttaatatttactaaatgcattttaaaattcaaaaattttttacatctttcaGATTCTTATATCCGCGATTACATAATATCTCATAATTAAAACGGCAATCTTATACTATATGcgtgaaagataaataaaataaaactgcataTGTTGGAGGATGATTCATGCTTCTGGATCGCTTATCACTTCTATTtctactaggtgcgcaactaagtttccgggttttttttatcaatgcaatatggaaaatttcaagagaaatacaaaaaacggtttattcaaaatatcgtccctcgctagctacacatttttgccatctctctggcaatacatgaataccgcgacgataaaacgacgcgtctttgAATCGAAACCATTCATCCAACCAATTCtgcacttcttcgaaattggccaagtgtagcccagccaagccatgcgccatcgaccggaacaagtgataatcggaaggggccaggtctggtgaatacagcgggtgcggtagcagatcccatttcagcgttttgatggtgtcctggacgatggaagtgcgatggcacggagcgttgtcgtgctgcaatattactcgttcgtgtctcgtgtcccattctggccgtttttcgagcaatgcatggttcaaatttatcagttgttgttgtcttgtgtttgcgtatcattttcatccaataacgcttgcagatcggcgtcctcaaatgtttttggtcttccggagcgctccttgtcctcagtgtcgaaatcgccacttctgaagcgtttaaaccaatctttACAGGTAGTTTTCGATGGTGCATGTTTGCCGTAGGCTTTCTTAAGCAAACGACctgcttcagctgcattttctttcaagttgaagcagaaaagcaaagcttcccgcaaatgctgtttagttggcacaaaactcgacatctttattgttagaaaaaaaatttttgcgttgcgatatgtgttggtattataactggttattgttgacagatgtccaagttaataaaaaaacacaactttagacatgtatatcgactacatgtatcgttagcgccattcatgtgtgaaacccggaaacttagttgcgcacctagtaatGTCTTTTCGAGCATTGCTAGAATACTTGGGAGCGGAGCTCTTTTCAATCGACTGACTGGCTGACGTAATTCGAGCGACCACACACGTACATGTCGCGTGAGAAACAATACAACGAGACGATGCGTGAGGTGTGAAACTCGCAAACCGCGCGGCCTGGTTAAGCAGGAAGGCGCCGATTATCCGCCAATTATCGGTTGTTGTCAAATTACCTCCTCCTTGATTCTGCAGTTGCATTTGCACTTAGTGTGCTCCTCCAGCGGCACGATTTGTCGGCCTTTGTAATTCAGTGACACCGACGACACGATCACCTTAAAACAACAACACGGATAAAAAAGATGTTTAACAATTACTGCTTTCTTTCGAGTTGGTTGCTCGTAATGATAGGCGCGTTTTCATTCGTATTTTTCAACTCGATGACGATCGATTACCTCAAAGTTTCGGATCTCCATCGCTGTTGGTTGGCACGAGAGCAGAGAGCTACCACAACATCCGCCGCATCTTTTGATTCGTGTGCAAGACGGGAAGATAATCGTCGTAGGATCGTCGTCCAGCTTTAAAGAAACAGGTTGCAGCTCGGGCATGCATCTGGCCGGCGCTGGTCTTATCGCACTAGATCGTTCCTCGCCTTCGCCGAATCTACCTGAAAGAATTTTCGTTTGTATTGTGCATTGTTGAATTTAGTTgaacaattttcatttacgTGCTGTTAAACGTATTATAACATCCGGGTTGCATAATTTAGTGTTTTATAATGAGTagaaaattttgacaatttgtTGGCAAAATATTACCaagtaaaagatatttttgtctttttttttacgtgaaCATTCTGTATTATTAGAAGAATTCGGATAAGATAAcgataaacatttttgtttgttaattttatgctgtaataaattacgttattaaaacaagtaattgaaagatattaaagcgatattattttctttacttttcagAACGCAAACATGACCGACAAACGTGCCCAAGCAATCTCAGTTGCAAACCATTATTTTATACTGGCCGATGGCATGGTTTCTGatttagagaattattttgcagaTGATGTGATATTCATATGGTTCGGCCGGAAGATTATGGGAAAGAAAAACGTAGTTGATTTTCTTTTGtctaatgaaataaaatcttttcattCGTTTCCCAACATTATGCCAATCTCGGGCATTGCTTGGGATGAGCAGCCGAATGagtaagaatattaaaatttacattaattgtataattatcaatGCATCATATTTAGCAGTAAATTGTCTTGGAAATGTAACACTTTTCTACATTAGATATCTAAAGACGATTTCATTCTCTATGTAGGGAGGAAGAAGAACAATCTTCGGATCAGAGTAATGATAGTCCGGAAGTAAAACTTGAAACCCACACGAGCAATTGTTCTGGCGAAGCACTGGCTGGATATTTGCACGAGACTGAAATGTCAATGACCTGTGAGAATGCGATAGATTCTAAGCAGGAAagtgataaaagaaat
The nucleotide sequence above comes from Linepithema humile isolate Giens D197 chromosome 4, Lhum_UNIL_v1.0, whole genome shotgun sequence. Encoded proteins:
- the Pvf1 gene encoding uncharacterized protein Pvf1, whose protein sequence is MLRVKKSQNKIIIEMQSRQRNTSSGSQLLYFGAKIFIFAIICNEFMGQVSSQFHGNPDGIVFPGPINSRSRSRSVNEPTEGSADDNDSPVPLSLAARLNSIETTDEFLQLLQGVPGNQKIDPFFISPSRFGEGEERSSAIRPAPARCMPELQPVSLKLDDDPTTIIFPSCTRIKRCGGCCGSSLLSCQPTAMEIRNFEVIVSSVSLNYKGRQIVPLEEHTKCKCNCRIKEEHCNDKQYYEANGCKCVCNNIDEAEKCRKGNDTKIWNSELCACSCKIVEPCSTGYYFNHNTCSCGPIMSRPMNRFTTTKGSNYNFSNRRPANVPPVIVPLDPSDPRRKPKEDPEYK